The Solea senegalensis isolate Sse05_10M linkage group LG18, IFAPA_SoseM_1, whole genome shotgun sequence DNA segment ATTTGTGGTTCTGTAAATGGACTGTGAACTCAACTTAAAGGGAAAGTTTGATCAAAGCGTCTTAAGTGCCTCAAGGAGTTTTAGGAGTGTTAGCTGCCAGCGTTAACCCATCATTTACTCCCATTTTACTGCTCTCATGTCAGTAAATTCTGTCCCCCTGTGTTAATGgctcactgtaaaataaaatgctgttcATGGTAATTTGATGTGTCAGTGTAGCTCTTCTACTGCAGTAGTCTAGGTGGTTTATGGACAGGGTGTTGTTAAATAAAGGAGCAGAcggtgtttttttatgtgtaggTCAACTATAATGACCCCATTAGCCCAAGTGTCTCACCTCATGTGCAGGTGTGTGAGTTCCAGTCTGCCTGCAGGGCTTAGAACAGGCTGAGcatgtctgtctctgcctgcGCTACACTGACTGTACATAAACAGTGTTTGTGCAAAATCAATTCACTATTAACTGAAATCTGCAAatcactgtgtgctgtgatttagGTGTATCAGGTTTaacagctttctttttttaacctttcaaaataagagataCACTGATGAGGTTTCTCACACAGGAGCAGAAGAGCTTGGTATAAATTCTCTCTCGCAGCACCAACGCAACTGTGACTAATAACATTAAATGTTAGCGTGAATGTGGTGAAGTCAAATTCAGGGAATCAGAAACATCTGTGTTatttcctgcatgtgttttcgATGTAATTTGAGATTTCTTCAACCACcaaagtgacagaaaagaaGATTTTGGATTGATTTTAAGCAGGAAGAAGCCTGTCTTACTCTCATTAAGAATGCtggtgtatttttttctttggccTGTAGAAACACTTTACACCTACTTTTGTCAACCAAGTACAACTATAAGAGGAATGAAAAGAGCCTTTACCTTTAAATTATTGCAATCATTGTTAGCAGTTGGTATAAAGTTAGTCACTTTACACATGAGGTGTGCTTTCTGATAACTGTATCCGACTccgttgtgtgtttttaatcttcTTCACTTCTTCTGCATTTCAGACTTTCATGTTCACTGATGATGAGGACAACGAGCTTCGGATGAGAACAGGTTAGACTATGTCATaacaaatcacaacacaatacagatgtatttttacacTGGGTTTAACTTTTGTATTAACATTCTCTGACATCTGTTAAAGTGATTAAATGCACTATGAACACATCTTGTATGATTAATGTTTACGACTGAATTGCATCCAGTATATGAAGTATACAGGTTTATGTGCATAACATACTGCACTGTACACAGCAGTAACAGAAGTGAACTGTCCCGTCCCTTGCTTTGACAGGAGTGAACATCATTAACACTAATTGCTCGGCGGCTCACACCCGACAGGCTCTGTGCTGCAAGATGTCCGTGGAGTACGACAAATTCATCGAGTCTCAGAAGAAGTGAGTGAACCGTGGTACTGTGACCTCGCGCATGCGTTTGTGGCCATTATTCAACGTGACACAGGAGGCAGTAATTCAGAATATTAATCACACTGTAACTAGAAACGTAAATGGCTTTTGGCTGTAAATATAAATTGTGCTaacttactgtgtgtgtgtgtgtattgcaggTGGTTCTGCCATGTGGATGATGATAACTATGTGATTCTGCCCAGCTTGTTGCGATTACTCTCCTCCTACCACCACAGCCAGGATGTTTACCTGGGCAGGCCCAGTCTGGATCATCCGATAGAGGCAGCGGAGAGAGTCAAGAGTGACGGATCAGTCAGTCAACTTTATAAATATAGAGTTCCCCCTCAGAAAAACCTGTCTGATCTTGATTGTTTACACACTTCCCCACTGGCTCACCTGACTCTTTCTGTCTTATTTCAGATGTCTGTTCAGTTCTGGTTTGCCACAGGAGGAGCAGGCTTCTGTATCAGCAGAGGACTGGCACTGAAAATGAGCCCCTGGGCCAGGTAGGTCATGGATTCTCCTGCTCTTCAAGCTGCTGAGCTTTTTGTGAAGTCGGAAGTCTTGCTTGGTTTTGGAATAAACTGTTTTTGGTATGTTAGAAAACCAAGACCATGGGTTTAAACAGGTTTTGGACCattgggtcaaatgactctgcattGCACAcagttttcagtgagagcaCAAAACCCAGGTGAACATGCTGACTTTGTCTTCTGCTTCATTTCTGGCAGCATTGCAAATTTTGCCGTCATTTCTGGGGTACAATGACGCACTATCAAATTCCATCCATTAGTATAGCCGTTAGTTATGAATGTATTTAGGAAGCCTTATTGTTTACAACTTTGGACAACACTcattatttgctttattttgtattatttgtgccTTGTTCACTAGCCGTTGACCATGAACGATAGACTTAAGTCAAAGTTGCAAAAgctgtgtttctgctgagtgGAGCAGTTTGGTTCtttacagtactgtatgtatttgcatgcgtttccattaggaatagcaCCAAAACACCCAGCCACAACTGTTCCATTCTTACATCTTCCAAAGTAATCTGATACTGTGATGGTGGCTCCACCCTGGACAGTCTGAGCTGATTgcaatgcaagcctgacccagggctttagtATTCCGAACCGAATCAACCCGAACCGTGccctgatggaaacacagcaaaatgTCTTTAAGAATGTCTTAAATCACTCTTAGAGGAAATTGTCCATCATTTAAAAGGAGTAAGTGCCctgataaaagacaaaaattgGTTCCTCTGCTTAACTCACCACGTTAAAACCTTGTACCACAAAAAAAGCTGAAGGAAGTACACACATTATTAGCCTTGTTGGCTGAAACGCTTCATGTTTCAGTTTAGGGAACTTCATCAGCACAGCAGAGAAGATCCGACTCCCAGACGACTGCACCATCGGCTACATCATCGAGGCGCTGCTGGAGGTCTCCCTCACGCACACGCGCCTCTTCCATTCTCATCTGGAGAACCTGCAGAAGCTGCCCACTGACTCTGTGCTGGAGCAAGTGAGTGtgaatttgtgttatttgtgttcatttacCATTCTATTTCTTCAGTATCCTTAAAGAGCAATGGACTGTAATGTTACTTGTAATAAAAGTAACACTTCTGGTTCTCAAACAGGTGACTCTCAGCTACGGAGGCTTTGAGAACAGAAGGAATATAGTCGGCATTGTTGGAGGTTTTTCACTGGCTGAAGATCCCACAAGGTGAGCACATTAACATCAGCCTGATGCTTGTGACACAGAGTGTGGAGCTAACTCTGTTCTCTTTCTGTCGTTCAGGTTTAAGACAGTTCACTGCCTCCTGTACCCAGATACTGACTGGTGTCCAAAGCTCAAACCTCGCCTCAAACACACAGGGCCACTGCAGCATTGACACCCGCCGGACCTCCGCCCCTCGCCCTGCCGCGTCTGAGCCTGGCTCACGCACAGCTGGGAATCCGTCACGTCATGTGACATTAAGCAGATGCCTTTATTCAGAGCAGCCTCAGCTCATGCTTCATTAATGCACAACTctggtgtgaatgaatgaatgggtaGAACTGATCTAATAGGTGCAACCAAAGAGTGACTTTAGGAGGCTGACAGACCATGAAAGTGGCTGAAGCCCTCTTGTGTTTggtgtttcatttttctccatttgtaAATTAGCTTTGGAAAGTAAGTgttaagaacaaaaaacaacaacaacacaacagcctCCTTTTCTATTCAACCAACATGCACGTTAAGGCCACTGTGTAGACATTTTGTGAGTGAGGTTTTCACATCAGTGTGGTATTATGTTGCATGTCCTGTATGTGCACATTGCTTATAGAGAAGGCAAACCTGAGGTGGGAAACATTCATGTTCAAATATCTAAAGCATGTGGCTCCTGCAGTCAGGAACCAACACTGCAACATCGCTGCTAAGTTGACTCCTAATGGAAAATTTAAATGGTTTGGTTGAATCTGGAATCCTTACATTCTGTGTTCTATTCAATGAAGCATATTGTTTCCATTAGGCTTTAGTGTCTGTAATGCACTCAGATGATTTACCGTTAAGATTGATGGTCTCTCA contains these protein-coding regions:
- the rfng gene encoding beta-1,3-N-acetylglucosaminyltransferase radical fringe, which gives rise to MNLLHWPVRMHIASVGVSKSCFVFSLVFCGLLLLFIPALQPAVRQVDLPQPRRQIRPTQAVSLHHNGVPGVPEHTGENEGKGASIDSEINRSYKQGVDPHRSQERGTFPGRQSGKLSASTSHDLLELKDIFIAVKTTRKYHKSRLELLIQTWVSQAKEQTFMFTDDEDNELRMRTGVNIINTNCSAAHTRQALCCKMSVEYDKFIESQKKWFCHVDDDNYVILPSLLRLLSSYHHSQDVYLGRPSLDHPIEAAERVKSDGSMSVQFWFATGGAGFCISRGLALKMSPWASLGNFISTAEKIRLPDDCTIGYIIEALLEVSLTHTRLFHSHLENLQKLPTDSVLEQVTLSYGGFENRRNIVGIVGGFSLAEDPTRFKTVHCLLYPDTDWCPKLKPRLKHTGPLQH